GGCAGGTTGCCAAGGAAGGCGCCCAATACATGTATAGCGGCGCGTGGGGGCGGGAGTTCGTCAAAACGATTCAACGCGAAGGGGGCAAGGTTTTGCCGGAAGATCTGACGAATTATCGGGTGATTTGGAGTGAACCCCATTCGACCGAGTTCGCAGGGCATCGCGTTTACACTGCCGGTGAACCGAGCTATTCCGCCTATAACATTTTCCCCGCACTGAATCTAATCGAGGAATTCGATCTCATCAAACGGCCGCCGTTCTGGAAAGCGGCCGGATCGCTTATGGATATGCAAAGGATCAACAATGCAATCTCGGGAGCACCTGCTATCGATGCTCGGTTCCTTAAACTTTTGAAAGAAAAGAAGATCGACGCCTCCCCAGCCGCTCAGTTGACCAAGGCGTATGCCAAGAGCATCAAGCCTCTAATCGATGAATCAGCCGGGAGCCCTTCAAACGATCCGCACCATTCCAATTCGATAGTAGTTGTGGATAAATACGGGAATATTGCCGCGATCACACACACGATTAATTCAGTGATCTGGGGAGACACTGGTATCGTCGTGGGAGGGATTCCGATTCCTGATTCCGCCGGCTTTCAACAAGCCCGGTTGGCCACCCTCAAACCGGGAAGTCGATTACCGAATGAAATGGTACAGACGATTGTCCTCGAAGGAAACAAACCGATCCTGGCAACCGCGGCCATCGGCGCGGCTCTGATTCCCGAAACGATCAAGTTGATCTTGAGCGTGGCCGGGCAGGGCCTGAGTCTGGAGGAAGTGCAGGCCGCGCCGGCGTATCTGAGCGATTATAGCCCTCTCACAAAGCCGGAGGGGGCTCGGAGTCTGGCTGTGTCACTACCGGAAGGGCTTTACGGATCTGAGCTCCTTAACGAACTGGAAGCGAAAAAAGTGAAAGTGAAAATCGTTCCCAGTCAGATGGCGGCCGGTTTGCGAGGCACTGTGGCCGCGGTGAAAATCGATCCGAAAACTGGAGTGCGCTCGACTACTGAGACTCAGAAGGTGTTGCTCTACGGCGGGGGGCAGTGAGCAAAGAGCTTTCAGCTATCAGCTATCAGCTATCAGCTTTCAGCTTTCAGTTAAGCCTGCCAGGGAATCACAGATTTTTGTTTAGCTATTCATGGAGTGCAATCAAAATCTGCCTTGAAAATTTGAGTGGGAACGACAACTTTATCTGCTGACTGCTGACTGCTGACTGCTGACTGCTGACTGCTGACTGCTGACTGCTGACTGCTGACTGCTGACTGCTGACTGCTGACTGCTGACTGCTGACTGCTGACTGCTGACTGCTGACTGCTGACTGCTGACTGCTGACTGCTGACTGCTGACTGCTGACTGCTGACTGCTGACTGCTGACTGCTGACTGCTGACTGCTGACTGCTGACTGCTGACTGCTGACTGCTGACTGCTGACTGCTGACTGCTGACTGCTGACTGCTGACTGCTGACTGCTGACTGCTGACTGCTGACTGCTGACTGCTGACTGCTGACTGCTGACTGCTGACTGCTGACTGCTGACTGCTGACTTACTCGTCCTCGGCCGAAAGATCCTCTTGATGCAAGTCGGCCACAAATTTCTCCGCAGCGTCCCGATTCTTCCTTGCGACGCTGAATTCCACCCGGCCGTGACTCATGCCGGGAATATCTTTGAGAGTTTCGATCCGAGCGGCCTGCAGAACGATGGTCACTCCCATCCAGCTCGTACCCAACCACCCTTTAGTCAGCGTGACCGAAATCAATTCCTTCAGCGGGATGCTCACTTTTCGTATTCCCGATTTGAGGACACCGGCCAGAGAATCGACTTTCTGGAATTCGATAGTGATGTTCGCCCCTTCATCCTGGAGCAATCCCTGGCATTCACCAAGTCCGCCGTACAGTTTGACAGTGAAAGGAACTGGGTTCATGGTCGCTTCTCCGTGGTCGGGCGAATGGACAATTTTTTGACTCGTTCGAAGTTTATTCGCGGCGGTATCACTTTGGTTTTAAGAAAAATGGCGATTTGCGTTGAGAGGAAGAAAATCAGAAATGGGGCGGATTTGGCTCGTTGGAGAGCCGCTTCCTATTCTCAGTATGGGTCACTTTACGGGTGAATGGGAACGATGTTGAATCTCCTCCGCTCGTGATTATAACGAATTGTAGCATTATCGCGATGTTTCGCGGTAAGCGATTCGATTCTAGCCTTCTTCCCTCCGACCCGCTCACCCCAGCGAGCAAAGGGAATCGAATCAAGTTCTGGTATCGGCTCCAACAAGGACTACCATGCAAAGCAACTTCAATCGGCGAGATTTTTTGAAAGTCGGCGGCGGCAGTGCGCTGGCCGTCGGCTCCGTGGGAATGCTGAGTGCGGACGAATCGAAAAAACGCAAACCTCCGCGTAAGGCCATGATGTCGGCCACGATCGGCTACAAAGGATCGGTGCTCGAAAAGTTCAAAGCCCTGAAGGAGGCCGGTTTCGAAGGCGTGGAGCCGATGAGTCATATGAATCAGGAGGAAGTTGTCAAAGCCCTGGAAGAAACGGGTTTGAAGGCGGCTAGCGTGTGCTGCAGCACGCACTGGACCAAGCCGCTTTCGCATCCAGATCCCAAGGTGCGAGCCCAAAGCCGGGAAGGCGTGCAGCGTGCTCTCTCCGATGCCAAGCGATATGGCGCGACTTCCGTTTTGCTCGTCCCCGGCATTGTGAATAAAGACGCCACCTACGACGAGTGCTTCAAACGTTCGGTCGGCGAGATTCGCCAACTGCTTCCCTACGCGAAAGAAGTCGGCGTAAAGCTGGCAATCGAGAACGTTTGGAATGATTTCATCACGAAGCCCGAACAGGCCACCGCATTTCTGGATGAGATTAACAGTGACATGGTCGGCTGGCATTTCGATATTGGCAATGTCATCCGATACGGGGCCCCCGAAGATTGGATTCCCGTTCTTGGCAAACGTATTCTCAAGCTTCACATCAAGGAATACGGCAAGGTTAAAGGCTTCAATGTGAAGTTGTTCGAAGGCGACAACAAATGGCCGGCGATCATGAAAGCTCTGGATGCGATCGGGTATGAAGGTTGGGGAATCTCGGAACAGCCCGGCGACCAATCGAAAGACGCGGCTTCAATGAAGGATCTGGCGAATCGAATGGATAAGGCGTTTGCGAGTTAGGGCGGGTTCCTGACTCTATATACATCTGTCAATCCACACGACCTGCAAACGATAAAAAAGATTTCACCACCGAGTTCCCAATGAACAATCCAATTCTTTAACTGGTGGTGAAATCTCTTAAATTCTATCTTGCCGATGTTACGCCGTCGGTTGGGAAGCTTAGGCAAAATCTTGTCTGGTTTAGTGTCAAGAATTAATGACTCGATTAAAACTAACCTCGTTAATTCAGTACGTAAGTCTTGTAAAAATCTTGATCAATTTTTGACCGGTAGATGATTCCCTCTATTAGACCAATTAAACCCATAGGGATCGCTCAGTGAAACCATGGCAAGGAGCAGCCCCGGCTCACTCACCTGCCCCCTCTGATAGGAAAAACTTCGTTGTTTGCGCTACTTCGCCTTCGGCGTCCAGCCTGCGGGGATCTTCTCGCGTATGCTCTTCAACAACTTCATCTGATCGGGATCTTTGGGATCCTTGTTCGGATTAAAATCGTTAATTGATGCCGCCGCGCCTTCCTTTAAGACCTGCTTCAAGCGTTCCCAAGCCAAAAATCGCACGGCGGATTTGGAAGATTCCAGATCGGAGAGCCACTCCTGATACAGAACGGAATTCTCTTCATCCTCCTTCGCCGGGGCAATCGTCAAACGTAAGATTTGCTCGGCTTCGGTCGGCGAATATTTCTTCAACTTGAAAATTACCGTTTGCATGAGAAGATCCAGATGCCGGGCGCTGCGATACAGCCAGACTTGTAAAGAGTATAAGGCAGCTAATCGAGAAGCTTCGCTTTCCTCCGTCGATTCGACGACCTCACTGATTTTGCTAATCGCCTTCTGTCCGATTTCGCCAATCTCACCGAACGAGGCCAGAATCAAATAGGCGATTGGCTTTAAATTCTCGTTCTTTTCCGCCTCACAACGGGCAATCACAACCTTTAATACTTCATCGCTTTTTTCGATAATATCGGCCCATTCTCTGATAGATCGCACGGCGTCCAGAACGAACTCATTCTTGGGATTCGACAGATTGGCATTCCACCAATAAGGCCAGGCGGGTAGGGGCTTCGGTCCGATCAAATTTCGCGTCTGAGGTTCCTGAAAAATCCCATTGCGACCATCCAGTGTGAACGATTTGTCGCTGCGTTTTAATAAGACAGAACCCGTGGTAAAGAAATTCACCAGAGGTTCGTTTTTCGCATCGAGTGGCTGGCCGAGTTTGGAGGCGATCAGGGGAGAAAAATAAGTCTCGACGACCACCTGGCTGGCAGCGTCTTTCAGAATTATCTCCCATTCGGCATTTCTCATTTCGATTTTGATGCGGGCGGATCCCGAAGGTTTACCGTTATAAAAATGCAGTCGGCCGCGATCGAAAATCAAACTGGTATCGACTCCCACTTCCGGCACTTTGTGAATCCAGGAGGTTTCCAAAACCAGTGGAAGATTCTTCAATTGATCGGGCGACACAAATTCCCGGTCGAATTCGGGCAGATTGCTCAGAGCCGTGATAGCGACGCCGGTGTCGCATTGAATCTGGCAGCGAAAGCCGGGCAGTGCCAGTAATAATTGTCCGAACTCAACCCGGCCATTATTCGCAACGGGAGCCCAGGCGTAAGGCTCTCCGGGCCATTGAAGCAACGTACCTGGAAAAGCTTCGTCTTTTTTGATCAATCGGCCCACCGAGGGGGGAACCGCCTTGGCGATGGGGGCAGACTCGGTTTTATTGGCATTGGTCGAGGCGGCGGCTTTAGAAAATTCGGGAGCGATGGCCCCGGCATCTTTGGATACCGCGTTTGGATCCACCTTCGATTTGTCGTTCTTGGCTTTACCCGTGAATTGCCAAATCAAACCAAGTCCCAAAACCAGCGCGACCGCCGCGGCGATCCGAGGAGACATTTTCCTGGAAGGCGAATCGTTTTGCTTCGCGGGCTGTTTTCCCTTCCTGGTCGGTTCCGGATCGGCAATGGCCCAGGCCGGGTCAAAAGCGGAAACGGTAATGGCCGGTCCGGTATAGCCGAGTTGTATGCGATCTTTCAGCTTCAAGGTCATGGGTTGATTGGGCGGCAGCATTTTATCGTTGAGCAGTGTGCCGTTGCTGGAGGCCGCATCCATGATCGTCAGTTTGTTTTCCTGAAATTGAATGACAGCATGATTCCAGGAGACGCCTTTCCCCGCTTCTCCTTCGAACGCGACTGCGCTCTCCGGATCCCGTCCGATCGAAACGAGCGATTTCGAGGACTCGACCGAGCGGGTTTTTCCGCCGATGTCTTGAATGGACAGTCGAATTTTCATCTTTAGCCCGCCTGCATTTTGAACCGCTGCTCGCCGAGCAGAAACTGGCAATTCCCCTCCAGGGGGATCTGCTCCACGCGGACCCAGACGCCGTTGAGAGATTTATTGTTGACTATGAACCATCTTCCTTTGGCATCGCGATAAATGCGTGCGTGCTTGCCGTTCGCGAAAGGATCTTCCTTGGGAATGACCTGGCAATGCGGGTCGCGGCCGATCCATATTTCGGAGGTCGTGATCGGGATGCGCTGGCCTTCTCCCTGGGGGGTCAGTTCCACGATAGACGGTATCATCGCCAGAGCGCCCGTATCCTGCCAGGACACGGTCATGCCCGATTGGGATTTCTCCGCCGGTACGGTACTTTCCCCTTTGGCGCTGTCGAACCGGTAGTGCGTGCGACCGATTAGAAATTCTTGTCGGTTGTGGAGAATTCCGCTGCCGACGCGTACGAAGCTGCCATTGGTGCTGCCCAGATCGCTGAGGATCCATCGCCAATTCTCGCGGTTTTTTTGGCGTATCAATTCCGCGTGTTTCGTGGAAATCATCGCGTCATGAGGAATTTGAATGTCTCCCTCTGTTCGACCTATTACGATGCGATCTTTCATGAGCCGGTGCCAGGTACCGTCTTCGCCCAAATCATCCAATACACAAAGCGAGGCCATCGGCGGCCGATTGGTCGGCTGGAAAAGTTGGGGCTCATACAAAGGAGCGGGTTTGGGAGAAACGTCGATCCAACCCGCCGTCGGGGCAGTTTCTGGTGTTGGGACGATGGCAGCGGGTTTAGGAATCGCAGGTTTTGGATCGGGAGCACTGGTAGGTTTAACACCCAATTTGCGAGCCGCTATCGCTGCTCGGATATCTTCGTCCGATTCGAGAAAGGTGGATTCTCTTTTGGGAATATTCGGGTTCACTGGAATTTTCCTTCCGAGATGGCTTTTTTCATCGCGTTGTAGAGGGTGGTGTAAG
The genomic region above belongs to Telmatocola sphagniphila and contains:
- a CDS encoding gamma-glutamyltransferase — its product is MRQIPRLFLASVTLLIIQFEISQAGDLSPAKWNAAEREQAEKRETGGWSPSANRSISSKEGVISAIASPIAVQAGIEALRQGGTAADAAGTIALTQITTQLGSVVSYAGIMTMVYYDAKTGKVYSLDAGYQTYRNETDPQTIPQADMGPLNQTFKDLRKNEKDELDKLPAKGRETLVPGFMAGVEALHQKFGRLPFPDLFQPAIWYAEQGVKVNASLAGCFQLRKSFLMRTPEGKVFLHQAGNEVPTKGDLFKQPELANTLRQVAKEGAQYMYSGAWGREFVKTIQREGGKVLPEDLTNYRVIWSEPHSTEFAGHRVYTAGEPSYSAYNIFPALNLIEEFDLIKRPPFWKAAGSLMDMQRINNAISGAPAIDARFLKLLKEKKIDASPAAQLTKAYAKSIKPLIDESAGSPSNDPHHSNSIVVVDKYGNIAAITHTINSVIWGDTGIVVGGIPIPDSAGFQQARLATLKPGSRLPNEMVQTIVLEGNKPILATAAIGAALIPETIKLILSVAGQGLSLEEVQAAPAYLSDYSPLTKPEGARSLAVSLPEGLYGSELLNELEAKKVKVKIVPSQMAAGLRGTVAAVKIDPKTGVRSTTETQKVLLYGGGQ
- a CDS encoding sugar phosphate isomerase/epimerase family protein; protein product: MQSNFNRRDFLKVGGGSALAVGSVGMLSADESKKRKPPRKAMMSATIGYKGSVLEKFKALKEAGFEGVEPMSHMNQEEVVKALEETGLKAASVCCSTHWTKPLSHPDPKVRAQSREGVQRALSDAKRYGATSVLLVPGIVNKDATYDECFKRSVGEIRQLLPYAKEVGVKLAIENVWNDFITKPEQATAFLDEINSDMVGWHFDIGNVIRYGAPEDWIPVLGKRILKLHIKEYGKVKGFNVKLFEGDNKWPAIMKALDAIGYEGWGISEQPGDQSKDAASMKDLANRMDKAFAS
- a CDS encoding FHA domain-containing protein; protein product: MKIRLSIQDIGGKTRSVESSKSLVSIGRDPESAVAFEGEAGKGVSWNHAVIQFQENKLTIMDAASSNGTLLNDKMLPPNQPMTLKLKDRIQLGYTGPAITVSAFDPAWAIADPEPTRKGKQPAKQNDSPSRKMSPRIAAAVALVLGLGLIWQFTGKAKNDKSKVDPNAVSKDAGAIAPEFSKAAASTNANKTESAPIAKAVPPSVGRLIKKDEAFPGTLLQWPGEPYAWAPVANNGRVEFGQLLLALPGFRCQIQCDTGVAITALSNLPEFDREFVSPDQLKNLPLVLETSWIHKVPEVGVDTSLIFDRGRLHFYNGKPSGSARIKIEMRNAEWEIILKDAASQVVVETYFSPLIASKLGQPLDAKNEPLVNFFTTGSVLLKRSDKSFTLDGRNGIFQEPQTRNLIGPKPLPAWPYWWNANLSNPKNEFVLDAVRSIREWADIIEKSDEVLKVVIARCEAEKNENLKPIAYLILASFGEIGEIGQKAISKISEVVESTEESEASRLAALYSLQVWLYRSARHLDLLMQTVIFKLKKYSPTEAEQILRLTIAPAKEDEENSVLYQEWLSDLESSKSAVRFLAWERLKQVLKEGAAASINDFNPNKDPKDPDQMKLLKSIREKIPAGWTPKAK
- a CDS encoding FHA domain-containing protein encodes the protein MNPNIPKRESTFLESDEDIRAAIAARKLGVKPTSAPDPKPAIPKPAAIVPTPETAPTAGWIDVSPKPAPLYEPQLFQPTNRPPMASLCVLDDLGEDGTWHRLMKDRIVIGRTEGDIQIPHDAMISTKHAELIRQKNRENWRWILSDLGSTNGSFVRVGSGILHNRQEFLIGRTHYRFDSAKGESTVPAEKSQSGMTVSWQDTGALAMIPSIVELTPQGEGQRIPITTSEIWIGRDPHCQVIPKEDPFANGKHARIYRDAKGRWFIVNNKSLNGVWVRVEQIPLEGNCQFLLGEQRFKMQAG